From Bacillus basilensis, a single genomic window includes:
- a CDS encoding YrzQ family protein, with protein MNLRNSLIALGVGAAAYQYARKQDVFSKRNMKKARKMIKSYL; from the coding sequence TTGAATCTACGCAATTCATTAATCGCATTAGGTGTTGGAGCGGCAGCATATCAATATGCTCGCAAACAAGATGTATTTTCAAAACGTAATATGAAAAAAGCACGTAAGATGATTAAATCTTATTTATAA
- a CDS encoding ATP-dependent RecD-like DNA helicase, which produces MGNQHAMDLFEEEKKFIKAQVLHTIFHNEENLYSVVSMKVIETNETYDEKKVMINGHFPRMHEDEMFTLTGHFKDHPKYGKQYLVETFKKELPQTKAGMVQYLASDLFKGIGKRTAEKIVDHLGEHAISKIMDDPEALSGVVNKQKAQEIYETIVEHQGLEKVMSFLNGYGFGTKLSIKIYQQYKEMTLEVIRNNPYQLIEEVDGIGFGRADDIGRALGISGNHDDRVRAGCFYTLENVSLQLGHVYMGKDQLVRETMSLLNSQEGRVTEEDIIGCVEMMQSEGKVIIEEERVYLASLFYSEKGVVKSIRRLMNQEETPSFPEGEVLKTLGEIEEQLTVQYAPLQQEAIQTALHKPMMLLTGGPGTGKTTVIKGIVEMYASLHGLSLNPNEYSDDNPFPILLTAPTGRAAKRMSESTGLPACTIHRLLGWTPEGSFQRNETDPVQGKLLIIDEFSMVDIWLANQLFKSLPTNIQVIVVGDEDQLPSVGPGQVLKDLLNAGAVPTVKLTEIYRQAEGSSVIQLAHAIKNGTLPPDLAQNQKDRSFIGCTGAQIVEVVKKVCENAKTKGFSARDVQVLAPMYRGPAGINVLNEALQEVFNPKREKSKEIAYGDVVYRRGDKVLQLVNQPESQVFNGDIGEIVSVFYAKENVEQQDMIIVSFDGIEVTYTKPDLNQITHAYCCSIHKSQGSEFPIVIMPIVKSYNRMLRRNLIYTGITRSKKFLIICGEEAAFQSGVNRLDDAMRQTTLASRLQESQGEVQIVTVNGEEMDVENISPYDFM; this is translated from the coding sequence ATGGGAAATCAACATGCAATGGATTTGTTTGAGGAAGAGAAAAAGTTTATAAAAGCGCAAGTTCTTCATACCATTTTCCACAACGAAGAAAACCTCTATTCCGTTGTCAGTATGAAAGTCATTGAAACAAATGAAACGTACGACGAAAAAAAAGTGATGATAAATGGTCATTTTCCCCGTATGCATGAAGATGAAATGTTTACATTGACAGGTCATTTTAAGGATCATCCAAAGTATGGGAAACAATATTTAGTTGAAACATTTAAAAAAGAATTACCGCAAACAAAAGCAGGTATGGTGCAATATTTAGCGAGTGATTTATTTAAAGGAATCGGAAAGCGTACAGCTGAAAAAATTGTGGACCATCTTGGGGAACATGCCATTTCTAAAATTATGGATGATCCTGAGGCGTTAAGTGGTGTTGTCAACAAACAAAAAGCGCAGGAAATATATGAGACAATTGTTGAGCATCAAGGGCTAGAGAAAGTAATGAGCTTTTTAAATGGTTACGGTTTTGGAACGAAGCTTTCTATTAAGATTTACCAACAATATAAAGAGATGACGTTAGAAGTGATTCGTAATAATCCATATCAACTTATTGAAGAAGTGGACGGCATTGGCTTTGGACGAGCAGATGATATAGGACGTGCGTTAGGAATATCGGGTAATCACGATGATCGTGTACGTGCAGGATGTTTTTATACGTTAGAGAATGTTTCACTGCAACTCGGTCACGTTTATATGGGAAAAGATCAACTTGTAAGAGAAACGATGTCACTTTTAAACAGCCAAGAAGGAAGAGTGACAGAGGAGGACATTATAGGCTGCGTTGAAATGATGCAAAGTGAAGGGAAAGTCATAATAGAAGAAGAACGAGTGTATTTAGCATCGTTATTCTACTCTGAAAAAGGTGTTGTAAAGTCTATTCGCAGGCTTATGAATCAAGAAGAAACACCTTCATTTCCTGAAGGTGAAGTGTTAAAGACGTTAGGTGAAATTGAAGAACAGCTGACTGTTCAGTATGCACCGCTTCAGCAAGAAGCAATTCAAACGGCACTTCATAAACCGATGATGTTATTGACAGGTGGACCAGGAACAGGGAAAACAACAGTTATTAAAGGAATTGTTGAAATGTATGCGTCACTTCACGGGCTATCGTTAAATCCGAATGAATATAGTGATGATAATCCATTTCCAATATTATTAACGGCTCCAACGGGAAGAGCGGCGAAGCGTATGAGTGAATCAACAGGTCTTCCAGCTTGTACAATTCATCGTTTACTTGGTTGGACACCAGAAGGGTCTTTCCAACGTAATGAAACGGACCCGGTACAAGGGAAATTGCTCATAATTGATGAATTTTCAATGGTTGATATTTGGCTTGCGAATCAGCTGTTTAAATCACTGCCGACAAACATTCAAGTTATCGTTGTAGGTGATGAAGATCAGTTGCCATCTGTAGGACCAGGACAAGTGTTGAAAGATTTATTGAATGCAGGTGCAGTTCCAACAGTAAAGCTTACTGAGATTTATCGTCAAGCGGAAGGTTCATCTGTTATCCAACTTGCCCATGCGATAAAAAATGGAACGCTCCCGCCAGATTTAGCGCAAAACCAAAAAGATCGTTCGTTTATTGGCTGTACAGGAGCACAAATTGTTGAGGTTGTTAAGAAGGTTTGTGAAAATGCTAAGACAAAAGGGTTTAGCGCAAGAGATGTACAAGTGTTGGCCCCGATGTATCGTGGACCGGCAGGTATTAATGTACTAAACGAAGCGTTGCAAGAAGTGTTTAATCCGAAAAGGGAAAAGAGTAAAGAAATTGCTTACGGTGATGTTGTATATCGAAGAGGCGATAAAGTACTACAGCTTGTTAATCAGCCGGAGAGCCAAGTGTTTAATGGTGATATCGGAGAAATTGTTTCGGTGTTTTATGCGAAAGAGAACGTTGAGCAACAAGATATGATTATCGTTTCATTTGATGGAATTGAGGTAACATATACAAAGCCGGATTTAAATCAAATTACACATGCATATTGTTGTTCGATTCATAAATCGCAAGGTAGTGAATTTCCGATTGTGATTATGCCGATAGTAAAAAGTTACAATCGTATGTTACGTCGTAATTTAATTTATACTGGTATTACAAGAAGTAAGAAGTTCCTTATTATTTGCGGGGAGGAAGCCGCTTTCCAGTCTGGTGTAAATCGCCTTGATGATGCAATGCGTCAAACGACTTTAGCTAGTCGTTTGCAAGAATCACAAGGAGAAGTACAGATAGTAACAGTTAATGGTGAAGAAATGGACGTGGAAAACATTTCACCGTATGATTTCATGTAA
- a CDS encoding tetratricopeptide repeat protein, which yields MSNKLETGIKYMQEGNWEEAAKNFTEAIEENPKDALGYINFANLLDVLGDSERAILFYKRALELDDKSAAAYYGLGNVYYGQEQFAEAKAIFEQAMQSGLQSADVTFMLGITHVQLGNDRLALPFLQRATELDENDVEAMFQCGLCFARLEHIQEAKPYFEKVLEMDEEHADAYYNLGVAYVFEENNEKALALFKKATEIQPDHFLAGNGVRLLEQEAE from the coding sequence ATGTCAAACAAACTTGAAACAGGTATTAAATATATGCAAGAAGGAAATTGGGAAGAAGCTGCTAAAAATTTTACAGAAGCAATTGAAGAAAATCCAAAAGATGCACTTGGATACATTAATTTTGCTAACTTATTAGATGTACTAGGTGATAGTGAAAGAGCAATTTTATTTTATAAACGTGCATTAGAGTTAGATGATAAATCTGCAGCTGCTTATTATGGATTAGGAAATGTGTATTACGGCCAAGAGCAATTTGCAGAGGCAAAAGCTATATTTGAACAAGCGATGCAATCTGGATTACAATCAGCTGATGTAACATTTATGCTAGGTATCACACATGTGCAACTTGGAAACGATCGTCTTGCACTGCCATTTTTACAAAGAGCAACAGAATTAGATGAAAACGATGTAGAAGCTATGTTCCAGTGCGGACTTTGCTTTGCGCGTTTAGAACATATTCAAGAGGCGAAACCTTATTTTGAAAAGGTATTAGAAATGGATGAAGAGCATGCGGATGCGTATTATAATTTAGGTGTTGCGTACGTATTTGAAGAAAATAACGAGAAGGCTCTGGCTTTATTTAAGAAAGCAACTGAAATTCAGCCAGATCACTTCTTAGCTGGTAATGGTGTTCGTTTATTAGAGCAAGAAGCTGAATAA
- the mnmA gene encoding tRNA 2-thiouridine(34) synthase MnmA: MNKLPHETRVVIGMSGGVDSSVAALLLKEQGYDVIGIFMKNWDDTDENGVCTATEDYNDVIEVCNQIGIPYYAVNFEKQYWDKVFTYFLDEYRAGRTPNPDVMCNKEIKFKAFLEHAIALGADYVATGHYARVAYMDGEYKMLRGVDDNKDQTYFLNQLSQEQLSKTMFPLGELKKPQIREMAKEAGLATAAKKDSTGICFIGERNFKDFLSNYLPAQPGVMQTLSGEVKGKHDGLMYYTIGQRHGLGIGGNGDPWFAVGKNLKENILYVDQGFHNELLYGDEVIATNIGWVSNEAKEKEFKCTAKFRYRQEDNKVTVQIVDENTVRILCDEPIRAITPGQAVVFYDGDECLGGATIDEVYRSGKKLDYLG; this comes from the coding sequence ATGAACAAACTACCTCACGAAACACGCGTTGTCATCGGGATGTCCGGTGGCGTCGATTCATCTGTAGCAGCTCTTTTATTAAAAGAGCAAGGTTATGATGTAATCGGAATTTTTATGAAAAACTGGGATGATACGGATGAGAATGGTGTCTGCACAGCAACCGAAGATTACAATGATGTAATTGAAGTGTGTAACCAAATTGGTATTCCGTATTATGCAGTAAACTTTGAAAAACAATACTGGGATAAAGTATTTACGTACTTCTTAGATGAATACCGAGCTGGTCGTACACCAAACCCAGATGTAATGTGTAATAAAGAAATTAAATTTAAAGCATTTTTAGAGCATGCAATTGCGCTTGGTGCTGATTATGTAGCGACAGGTCATTATGCACGTGTTGCTTATATGGACGGCGAATATAAAATGCTTCGCGGCGTTGATGACAATAAAGATCAAACGTATTTCTTAAATCAATTAAGCCAAGAGCAATTATCAAAAACAATGTTCCCGCTGGGTGAGCTGAAGAAACCACAAATTCGTGAAATGGCGAAAGAAGCTGGTTTAGCGACAGCGGCGAAGAAAGATAGTACAGGTATTTGCTTCATTGGTGAGCGTAACTTTAAAGATTTCTTAAGTAACTATTTACCAGCACAACCAGGTGTGATGCAAACATTATCTGGTGAAGTGAAAGGAAAGCATGACGGTTTAATGTATTATACAATTGGACAACGTCATGGCCTTGGTATTGGTGGTAACGGTGATCCATGGTTTGCTGTTGGGAAGAACTTGAAAGAAAACATTCTATATGTTGATCAGGGATTCCATAACGAACTTCTATATGGTGATGAAGTTATTGCTACGAATATCGGCTGGGTAAGTAATGAAGCGAAAGAAAAAGAATTTAAGTGCACAGCGAAATTCCGTTATCGTCAAGAAGACAATAAAGTAACGGTTCAAATCGTTGATGAAAATACAGTTCGTATTCTTTGTGACGAGCCAATTCGTGCAATTACACCAGGACAAGCAGTTGTTTTCTATGATGGAGATGAGTGCTTAGGTGGTGCTACAATTGATGAAGTATACCGTAGCGGTAAGAAATTGGATTATTTAGGATAA
- a CDS encoding cysteine desulfurase family protein — protein MERIYLDHAATSPTHPEVVEKMIPYMTETFGNPSSIHFYGRQTRHAVDEARRACARSIHANPNEIIFTSGGTEADNLALIGVARANRHKGNHIITTQIEHHAILHTCELLEREGFEVTYLPVDKTGRVQVSDIQKALTEETILVSVMFGNNEVGTMQPIAEIGKLLKEHQAYFHTDAVQVYGLVEIDVKEFGIDLLSISAHKINGPKGVGFLYAGANVKFEPLLIGGEQERKRRAGTENVPSIVGLQQAILLAEKTREQKNAQYEEFKDIMVSVFKNEDITFEVNGNLEYRLPHVLNISFTGMNIEPFLVNLDLAGIAVSSGSACTAGSIDPSHVLVAMFGKDSDQIRSSVRFSFGLGNTKEQIEKAAYETVKIVKRLTQN, from the coding sequence ATGGAACGCATTTACTTAGATCATGCTGCGACATCTCCGACTCACCCAGAAGTGGTCGAAAAGATGATTCCATATATGACAGAAACATTCGGAAACCCGTCTAGTATTCACTTTTATGGACGTCAAACGCGCCATGCAGTAGATGAGGCGAGACGCGCATGCGCACGTAGCATTCATGCGAATCCGAATGAAATTATATTTACGAGCGGTGGTACGGAAGCTGATAATTTAGCGCTTATCGGTGTAGCGCGTGCGAACCGTCATAAAGGTAACCATATTATAACGACACAAATTGAACATCATGCAATTTTGCATACGTGTGAATTGTTAGAGCGTGAAGGATTTGAAGTGACATATTTACCTGTTGATAAAACAGGACGCGTTCAAGTTTCTGACATACAAAAGGCATTAACAGAAGAGACAATCCTTGTATCCGTTATGTTTGGGAATAATGAAGTTGGGACGATGCAACCAATAGCGGAAATAGGTAAGCTGCTAAAAGAGCATCAAGCTTATTTCCATACAGATGCGGTACAAGTTTATGGCTTAGTAGAAATTGATGTGAAAGAGTTTGGCATTGATCTATTATCAATTTCAGCTCATAAAATTAACGGACCAAAAGGTGTAGGGTTCCTATACGCTGGTGCAAATGTGAAATTTGAACCGTTATTAATAGGCGGGGAGCAGGAAAGAAAACGCCGTGCTGGTACTGAAAATGTACCGAGTATTGTTGGTTTACAGCAAGCAATTTTGTTAGCTGAAAAAACTCGTGAGCAAAAAAATGCCCAATATGAAGAGTTTAAAGATATAATGGTATCTGTCTTCAAAAATGAAGACATTACTTTCGAGGTAAACGGAAACTTAGAATATCGCTTACCACATGTGCTTAATATTAGTTTTACAGGAATGAACATTGAACCATTTCTTGTGAACTTAGACTTAGCTGGCATTGCAGTGTCAAGTGGTTCGGCTTGTACAGCTGGTTCAATTGATCCATCACATGTATTAGTGGCGATGTTCGGAAAAGACTCCGATCAAATACGTTCATCCGTACGCTTTAGTTTCGGACTTGGAAATACGAAAGAGCAAATTGAGAAAGCGGCGTACGAAACAGTGAAAATCGTGAAGCGATTAACACAAAATTAG
- the cymR gene encoding cysteine metabolism transcriptional regulator CymR, translating to MKISTKGRYGLTIMIDLAKKFGEGPISLKSIAQAHDLSEHYLEQLISPLRNARLVKSTRGAYGGYVLSDQPANITAGDVIRVLEGPISVVEMIEEEEPAQRQLWMRVRDAVQEVLDSTTLEDLVRYEEENHGGYMFYI from the coding sequence ATGAAGATTTCAACGAAAGGCCGCTACGGCTTAACAATTATGATCGATCTTGCAAAAAAGTTTGGTGAAGGTCCAATTTCATTAAAATCAATTGCGCAGGCACATGATTTATCTGAACATTACTTAGAGCAATTAATTTCACCACTTCGTAACGCTCGTCTTGTAAAGAGTACGCGTGGTGCATATGGCGGATATGTATTATCAGACCAGCCGGCTAACATTACAGCTGGGGATGTAATCCGTGTATTAGAGGGTCCGATTAGTGTTGTAGAAATGATAGAAGAAGAAGAGCCAGCACAACGCCAATTATGGATGCGTGTTCGTGATGCGGTGCAAGAAGTGTTAGATAGTACAACGTTAGAAGATTTAGTACGTTATGAGGAAGAAAATCACGGGGGCTATATGTTTTACATTTAA
- a CDS encoding replication-associated recombination protein A, whose product MKQPLAHRMRPTNIQEIIGQQHLVGEGKILWRMVQANHFQSMILYGPPGTGKTSIASAIAGSTGTPFRLLNAVTHNKKDMEVVVQEAKMHRHLVLILDEVHRLDKAKQDFLLPHLESGLLTLIGATTSNPFHAINSAIRSRCQIFELHALTEDDLLIGLKRALEDKEKGLGEYDVTVTPEALHHFANASGGDMRSAYNALELAVLSSFTTDDKAAEITLEIAEECLQKKSFVHDKGGDAHYDVLSAFQKSVRGSDVNAALHYLARLIEAGDLQSIGRRLLIMAYEDIGLASPQAGPRTLAAIESAERVGFPEARIPLANAVIELCLSPKSNSAYKALDAALHDLRNGQTGDIPSHLKDSHYKGAESLGRGIGYLYPHDQPNGWVQQQYLPDKIKNKQYYKPKTTGKFEQALSTVYERLQSSNKTKNKG is encoded by the coding sequence ATGAAACAACCACTCGCACATCGAATGCGCCCTACAAATATTCAAGAAATTATCGGACAACAACATTTAGTTGGTGAAGGAAAGATTTTATGGCGAATGGTCCAAGCAAATCATTTTCAATCTATGATTTTATACGGCCCTCCAGGCACCGGAAAAACATCAATCGCTAGCGCAATCGCAGGAAGTACCGGTACTCCGTTTCGTCTATTAAACGCTGTTACCCATAATAAAAAAGATATGGAAGTTGTCGTACAAGAAGCGAAAATGCATCGACATCTTGTTTTAATTTTAGATGAAGTGCACCGTCTAGATAAAGCAAAGCAGGACTTTCTATTACCTCATTTAGAAAGTGGGCTTCTTACTTTAATTGGTGCAACGACGAGTAATCCATTTCATGCGATAAACTCTGCTATTCGGAGCAGGTGTCAAATTTTCGAGTTACACGCCCTGACAGAAGACGATCTTTTAATTGGCTTAAAACGAGCACTTGAAGATAAAGAAAAAGGTCTTGGGGAATATGATGTAACGGTTACACCTGAAGCATTACATCACTTTGCAAATGCATCAGGCGGAGATATGCGTTCCGCTTATAATGCACTTGAACTAGCTGTATTATCTAGCTTTACAACGGATGACAAAGCTGCGGAAATCACGCTAGAAATCGCAGAAGAATGCTTGCAAAAAAAGAGCTTCGTTCACGATAAAGGTGGAGATGCTCATTATGACGTATTATCGGCATTTCAAAAATCGGTGCGCGGAAGTGATGTAAATGCAGCACTTCATTATTTAGCACGCCTTATTGAAGCAGGTGATTTACAAAGTATTGGTAGACGTCTTCTTATTATGGCATATGAAGATATCGGACTTGCTAGCCCGCAAGCCGGACCACGTACACTAGCAGCTATAGAATCAGCTGAACGGGTTGGATTCCCAGAGGCACGCATACCACTTGCAAATGCCGTTATCGAGCTGTGCCTATCACCAAAATCAAACTCAGCTTATAAAGCACTTGATGCTGCATTACACGATTTACGTAACGGTCAAACAGGCGACATCCCAAGTCATTTAAAAGATAGTCATTACAAAGGCGCAGAATCACTTGGAAGAGGCATTGGATACTTATACCCACACGACCAACCAAATGGCTGGGTACAACAACAATACTTACCTGATAAAATAAAAAACAAACAATATTATAAACCGAAAACGACAGGGAAATTTGAGCAAGCACTTTCTACTGTATATGAAAGATTACAAAGTTCGAATAAAACGAAAAATAAAGGGTAA
- a CDS encoding RsfA family transcriptional regulator, with translation MKTRQDAWTKEDDLLLAETVLRHIRSGSTQIKAFDEVGDTLNRTSAACGFRWNAEVRPNYEDAVQLAKKQRKELKRSEAKIEKEHFTKTKQLVIDAEFSEDITPNKQELTMQNIISFLQNLEHNNPSLAKLQTENEVLQTQLTSLKKMNHELEAKLAVLSKKQQAIEEDYAMLVRIMDRARKLVSVEEQEEQIAPIFKTDQNGNLDIIYSAEN, from the coding sequence ATGAAAACACGTCAAGATGCATGGACAAAAGAAGACGATCTCCTTTTAGCCGAAACTGTTTTACGGCATATTCGCAGCGGCAGTACACAAATAAAAGCATTCGATGAAGTCGGCGATACATTGAACCGTACTTCAGCAGCTTGCGGATTTAGATGGAATGCTGAAGTAAGACCGAATTACGAAGATGCGGTGCAACTTGCAAAAAAACAACGTAAAGAATTAAAGCGCTCTGAAGCTAAAATAGAAAAAGAGCATTTCACGAAAACGAAACAACTCGTAATCGATGCCGAGTTTTCAGAAGATATTACGCCAAATAAACAAGAACTTACAATGCAAAATATCATCTCGTTTTTGCAAAATTTGGAGCATAACAACCCTTCACTCGCAAAATTACAAACTGAAAATGAAGTATTACAGACTCAGCTCACGTCCCTGAAAAAAATGAATCATGAACTTGAAGCAAAATTAGCGGTACTCTCAAAAAAACAACAAGCAATCGAAGAAGATTATGCGATGCTTGTTAGAATTATGGACCGTGCTCGAAAACTTGTTTCGGTTGAAGAACAAGAAGAACAGATCGCTCCCATTTTCAAGACAGATCAAAATGGAAATTTAGATATTATATATTCTGCAGAGAATTAA
- a CDS encoding ThiF family adenylyltransferase, protein MLHQFSRNELAFGKEGLEILKNSTVGILGIGGVGSFSAEALARSGVGRLVLVDKDVVDITNVNRQIHALVSTVGRSKVELMKERIADINPECEVIGLEMFYTDETYEEFFKHGLDFVVDASDTITFKIHLIKQCLRRKIKIISCMGAANKMDPTRFRIADISKTHTDPIAKVIRTKLRKEGIKKGVKVVFSDENPIVIREEVRKEIVPDENAKIRKAKLPPSSNAFVPSVAGLIMASHVVRERIKNVEVKRVGQE, encoded by the coding sequence ATGTTACATCAATTTTCACGTAATGAATTAGCCTTCGGTAAAGAAGGACTTGAAATATTAAAAAATAGTACAGTCGGTATTTTAGGAATTGGCGGCGTAGGTTCTTTTTCCGCTGAAGCGTTAGCGCGTTCTGGCGTTGGGCGTCTTGTATTAGTTGATAAAGACGTTGTAGATATTACAAACGTAAACCGTCAAATTCACGCTTTAGTATCTACTGTAGGACGTTCAAAAGTAGAATTAATGAAAGAGCGTATCGCAGATATTAACCCAGAGTGTGAAGTAATTGGACTAGAAATGTTTTATACAGATGAAACATATGAAGAGTTCTTTAAACACGGTTTAGACTTCGTAGTGGATGCATCGGATACGATTACGTTCAAGATCCATTTAATTAAACAATGTTTACGTCGTAAAATTAAAATTATCTCATGTATGGGTGCAGCAAATAAAATGGACCCAACTCGTTTCCGTATTGCGGACATCTCTAAAACACATACAGATCCAATTGCGAAAGTAATTCGTACGAAGCTTCGTAAAGAGGGTATTAAAAAAGGTGTAAAAGTTGTCTTCTCTGATGAAAACCCAATCGTAATTCGTGAAGAAGTACGTAAAGAAATTGTACCAGACGAAAATGCGAAAATTCGTAAAGCGAAATTACCGCCTTCATCAAATGCATTCGTACCATCTGTGGCAGGCTTAATTATGGCAAGTCACGTTGTACGTGAACGCATTAAAAATGTAGAAGTGAAACGTGTAGGACAAGAATAA